The genomic window GGCGGGGCCTTTTGGTGCCTACCTCTACTATTTTCATTTATACAAACCAAATTTAGCTCTGGTGTGTTTCTTAAAAAGGTACAACTATGAATAACACAATTAACAAGCCTATATTTTCAGTGGTTATGCCTATGTATAACGTTGCAAAGTATGTGGCAACGGCCATTGAATCGGTACTTGCGCAAACCTATGGTCAATTTGAGTTAATTTGCGTAGATGATGGCTGCACCGATAATACGTTAGATATCGTTAGCACCTATAAAGATCCCCGTATACGTGTTATACGTCAAAAAAATATGGGGCTTTCTGCGGCGCGCAATACCGGCATCAGCCATGCTCGCGGTTTATATGTAGCGCTACTCGATTCCGACGATTACTGGGCTCCCACTAAGTTACAAATGCATTTAAGCCATTTTAGAAACAACCCAAAACTTGGCGTAAGCTATAGCGCATCGCAATTTATTGATGAAGAGGGCAGCCTGCTAGGCATTGGCCAGTACCCCAAGTTAAAAAATATTCACGCACAAGATATATTTTGCAGAAACCCAATAGGTAATGGCTCTGCTGCGGTACTAAGAAAAAGTATGCTCTTGCAAATGGGCAAGCACGTATACAACAACGGTGAAGTGCGCCTCACTTATTTTGACGAGCGCTTAAGGCAATCGGAAGATGTGGAGTTTTGGTTAAGAGCGGCACTAACAAGCGATTGGCAGTTTATGGGTATTGGCGAAGGGTTAACCTTCTATCGCGTTAACGCCAGTGGCTTATCGGCTAACTTAACCAATCAATACCAAGCTTGGCGAGTATCTGTAAAAAACAACTACCATTTAAACCCAGCATTTTTTGATACATGGTATTCAATGGCCTCTGCATATCAAAAACGCTATTTAGCAAGACGAGCCGTGCAATCTCGCAACAGCTTCGCTGCATTAAAGTTTTCGGTTGGCGCTATACTCACCAACTGGCGAATAGTACGCGACGAACCCTCTCGCACCTTAGCAACCTTGGGCGCTGCGCTACTTTCTATTTTACCTAGTAGTATTTACAACCCGCTAGAACAATGCGTAATGCAGCTCACTAAAGCTGTGCAACAACGTAGCCTCCCGATTTAGGGGGCTATGTTTAGAGGGGTATGCTTAATAGTTTTTCAAGTATTAACAGGTAGCGTAATAGTAAATGTTGTACCCTTTCCCTCGATACTATCTACATGAATATACCCACCAAGATTTTTGACAATGCCATGAGAGATAGAAAGCCCTAACCCTGTCCCTTTACCCACTTCTTTAGTGGTGAAAAACGGATCAAATATTTTCAGTGCTAACTTAGGGTCCATTCCTTTGCCCGTATCGGATACGGTAATTTTTATGGAATTATTTTCTAAGGCTGTGTTTATGTTTATTTTTCCAGTTTCAGAAATTGCATGAGAGGCATTAACCACAAGGTTGAGGATAACTTGAGAAAACTCACCAGAACTACCCATTATCTCTGGCACATCGCCGTAATGAGTTATTAACTCCGCTTTGTATTTAATTTCGCTGGATACCAGCTTTAGCGTATTCTGAATACACTCATTAACAGAAAAGCATCTATCACCGTCTGTGTCTGGCCTAGAAAAATCTTTTAAGCTTTTAACTATTCCGGTAATTTTTTCTAAGCCAAATAAAGAATCTTCTATAACCTCCTGCATATCAGTTAGTATAAATTCTATATCATTTTTTTCTACTATATGAGTTATATCTTCATAGTTGATTACTGGCTTTTCTCGCAAATCAGCTAATTGAGAAAAACAGGTTGCAAGCGCACAGCGTACGGCGTTTAGTGAGTTTATATTGCTTTTAATATACGCGGCGGGGTTATTTATTTCGTGTGCTACGCCGGCCGATAGTTGGCCTATAGATGCTAATTTTTCTTGATGGAGAAGTTGTTCTTTTTGTTTTTTTAAACGGTTGTACGCCGCCGACAATGTCTGGCTAGCTTCGTATAGCTCTCTGGATTTGTCTTCGAGAAGCTTATCGGCTGCATGTCGCGCTTTCTTCTGCCGTTCGTAGGCAGCTCGGTAATCAATTTCACTCATATAATTTTAACGTCTATTAAACATTCATCAGCCCCCTGATGCACGCACTGACACTGACTTACAGAAACATCTGCTTTGTAGTGCTCAGCCGCGCCGATTATTAAACCCTCGGCCAATACGCATAATTTTCTCGGGGAGTAGTAACGCATTTGTAAATGCGAATCGGATAATTTAGTACAATTAATGGTGGGAAGCGACGCATTGCTATAAAGCTTATCCACCTCTTTGTGAATAACCCCGTGAATGCTCGATAGCAGATCAAATATATTGGTGTGCAAATCACAAAAAATTGGGAACTTACTATTCAACTGATGAAATAAATAGGTACCAAAACTTCGCACCAACTCATTCACCGGCACCCCGGTTAGCTCCGATAACGCAACAACCAGCCCTACTACCTCGGCGTCGTCGTAGCTCTCTGCCGAAATGTATATGCCCTCGGAATCAGG from Saccharophagus degradans 2-40 includes these protein-coding regions:
- a CDS encoding heme NO-binding domain-containing protein; translated protein: MKGAVLIALNDMVEEVFSMAVWDQVLAKVKPDSEGIYISAESYDDAEVVGLVVALSELTGVPVNELVRSFGTYLFHQLNSKFPIFCDLHTNIFDLLSSIHGVIHKEVDKLYSNASLPTINCTKLSDSHLQMRYYSPRKLCVLAEGLIIGAAEHYKADVSVSQCQCVHQGADECLIDVKII
- a CDS encoding sensor histidine kinase — translated: MSEIDYRAAYERQKKARHAADKLLEDKSRELYEASQTLSAAYNRLKKQKEQLLHQEKLASIGQLSAGVAHEINNPAAYIKSNINSLNAVRCALATCFSQLADLREKPVINYEDITHIVEKNDIEFILTDMQEVIEDSLFGLEKITGIVKSLKDFSRPDTDGDRCFSVNECIQNTLKLVSSEIKYKAELITHYGDVPEIMGSSGEFSQVILNLVVNASHAISETGKININTALENNSIKITVSDTGKGMDPKLALKIFDPFFTTKEVGKGTGLGLSISHGIVKNLGGYIHVDSIEGKGTTFTITLPVNT
- a CDS encoding glycosyltransferase family 2 protein, with amino-acid sequence MNNTINKPIFSVVMPMYNVAKYVATAIESVLAQTYGQFELICVDDGCTDNTLDIVSTYKDPRIRVIRQKNMGLSAARNTGISHARGLYVALLDSDDYWAPTKLQMHLSHFRNNPKLGVSYSASQFIDEEGSLLGIGQYPKLKNIHAQDIFCRNPIGNGSAAVLRKSMLLQMGKHVYNNGEVRLTYFDERLRQSEDVEFWLRAALTSDWQFMGIGEGLTFYRVNASGLSANLTNQYQAWRVSVKNNYHLNPAFFDTWYSMASAYQKRYLARRAVQSRNSFAALKFSVGAILTNWRIVRDEPSRTLATLGAALLSILPSSIYNPLEQCVMQLTKAVQQRSLPI